CCACGCGCTTGCCATTCACGAGCACGTGGCCGTGGTTGACGAGCTGGCGGGCAGCCTGACGGCTGTTGCCGAACCCGAGGCGGTAGCAGACGTTGTCGAGACGCAGCTCCAGAAGCTGGAGGAGGATCTCGCCGGTCACGCCACGGCGACGGGCGGCTTCCTCGTAGTAGCCGCGGAATTGCTTTTCAAGGACGCCGTATTGGAAACGGAGCTTCTGCTTTTCGCCAAGGGCGACGGAGTAATCGCTCTTCTTTTTGCGGCCGGCGCGCAGGCCATGCTGGCCCGGCGGGAAGTTGCGGCGCTCAAGAGCTTTGGAGGAACCAAAGAGAGCGACACCGAAGCGGCGGCTGATCTTGGTGGTAGGACCGGTGTAACGAGCCATGATCGGTAGAAAAATGAATTAGACGCGGCGCGCCTTCTTCGGACGGCAACCGTTGTGCGGGATAGGAGTGACGTCCTTGATCGCAAGCAGCTCGATTCCGAGAGCCTGGACGGCACGGACGGCGGACTCGCGGCCGGAACCCGGGCCCTTCACGCGGACTTCGGCTTCCTTCAGGCCGTGACCCATGGCTTGGCGGCAGGCATCTTGGGACACCACCTGAGCAGCATAAGCCGTGCTCTTGCGGGAACCCTTGAAGCCCATCTTGCCGGCGCTCGACCAGCCGAGCGTGTTGCCGTTGGAGTCAGTGACGCTGACGATGGTGTTGTTGAAGGTGGCGGTCACGTGGACGATGCCACGGGAAATGTTCTTGGAACCCTTGGCCTTGTGGACCTTGATCTGGGTTTCCTCAGCGCCGGCGATCTCGGCGAAAATGTCGCGCTTCTTGTCGTCCTTCTTAGGAGCGACGGCCTCTTCGGCCTGGGGCGCGGCAGGAGCAGCCGGGGTCGCGGGAGCGGCAGCAGGAGCTGCGGCTTCCGGTGCCGGGGTGTTGGTTTCTTCGTCAGCCATTTCGGAAAAAGGTTCGGTATTCAGTCAGGCGCGGCTTACTTCTTCACGCCGACGGTGCGGCGCTTGCCCTTGCGGGTGCGGGCGTTGGTGCGGGTGCGCTGGCCGCGGACCGGGAGACCGCGCTTGTGGCGGATGCCGCGGTAGCAGTTGATGGAGGTAAGGCGCTTGAGCTGGGCCTGCTTCTCACGGCGAAGGTCACCTTCAATGATGATGCCCTGGCTCTGGATCACGGTAGCGATCTTGACGAGCTGGTCTTCCGTGAGCTGACCGGTGCGGATGTCCGGGTCGATGCCCGCTTGCTCGAGAATACGGCCGGCGGTGGTGTTACCGATGCCGTACATGTATTGCAGCGACGCCTCGATGCGCTTCTCGTTTGGGATTTCGATACCGAAAATACGTGCCATGTGATGCTTTGGTGAGCGGGAATACGCCGAGGGGTGACCTACTGTAAAGTGACCGGCCTGCCCGAAGCGGGCGGGCTGTTTAGCAGACGACCCCCCTCTGGCAAGTGGGAAATCGAATTTTTTCCGGAGATTGTCACTGCTTTTCAATCCGAATGGCGCGGAACCACACCTCATCCCCGTGGTCCTGAAGCAGAATCCGGCCCTTGGCTGGCCCCGCAAAGTCCTTAACTTTGCTAAACTTGCTAGCTTCCTTAAGTTCCGGCCACTCGGGGCCAGCGATGTCAATTTCGACCACTTTCTGGTCGTTCAAAAAGTGGGTGAGCTTGGTGCCGTTGGCGATGATCCGGGATTTGTTCCAATGTCCGGCGGGAGCGACGACCTTGTTCGCGGAAGGCGCCACGATTTCGTAAATGGAACCCGCGGAGGTATCCGGCACCTTGCCGTTGGGATGCTTGGCGTCATCCAGCACTTGATACTCCGGCCCCAGCCAGCCGCCTGGGGATTTGAGGACGCGGTATTTCACGCCGCTATTCCCGCCCGGAGCGATCTTCCATTCGAATTCCAAGGTGAAGTCTCCGTATTCCTCCTTGCTGAGGAGATCCCCGGCCTTCCCGACACGGTGGATCGCCCCGTCTTCCACTTTCCAACCATCCCCGGGCTTGCCGCCGTCCGCGGATTCCCAGCCGCTCAGGGTCTTCCCGTCAAAGAGATCCACGAAACCATCGCTCTCCCCGCTCGCGGCAGCGACCATCAATCCGGTAAATGCCAGTACCTTTAGCATGGTGTCAGCCTGACGGGTTCATCAGAGGGTGCAAGCAGGATTCCATGAGGTGTATGACAACATTTCACCCACAGGAGCCTCTACTAGGAGCCAGTGCCCGCCAGCTTCAATTCTACGCCGCCGCTCACCGTTTCCTCACGGCAAAAAGACCTCAAACACCCGCGAAAATCCCCAACGGGGTTTAAAAACCAGTGCTTGGGAATTAATAATTCCTGTCTTTTCTCCAGCCCCCCGGAAACGGGGTCAAAGTTGGCAGCCGTATTGCATCCTGATCCTCGACAAAACGAAGCTCCTCTTTAGTTTCGCTGAAATTCTGCAATCTGCCTTAGCCCCATGGAAGATACCATCCCCGCCCCGGCGCTCCCGACCAGCGATCACACCGATCATCAGCTCCCGCCGGACGACGTGGCGGCCATCGACCAACTGGGGAAAACCTACGCCGCGCTGAAGGCGGAACTCGGCAAGGCGATCATCGGCCAGGACAAGGTGATCGAGCAACTGGCGATCTGCCTTTTCGCCCGCGGCCACGCCCTGCTGATGGGTGTCCCAGGCTTGGCGAAGACTCTGCTGGTCTCCTCCGTCGCCCGCACCTTCGATCTCTCTTTCAACCGCATCCAGTTCACCCCGGACCTCATGCCGGCGGACATCACCGGCACGGACATCATCCAGGAGTCCGGCGTCGGAGGTCGCCGCGAGTTTGAATTCGTCCGCGGCCCGGTATTTGCGAACATCGTGCTGGCGGACGAAATCAACCGTGCTCCGGCCAAGACCCAGTCCGCGATGCTGGAGGCCATGCAGGAGTTGAAGGTGACGGTGCTGGGCCGAAGCTATGACCTGCACCCGCCCTTCTTCGTGCTGGCGACCCAGAACCCGGTGGAGCAGGAAGGCACCTATCCCCTGCCAGAAGCCCAGCTAGACCGCTTCATGTTCCTCATCGAAGTCGACTACCCGACGGCGGACGAGGAAAAGCGGATCGCCCGCGAAACCACTGGAACCGCTCGTGCCGCGCTGAATCACCTCCTTGATGGCCCCGCGGTGATGGCCTACCAGCAACTCGTCCGCCGCGTTCCCGTGCCGGAGCATCTCTATGAGTATGCCGTGTCGATCGTCCGCAAGACCCGCCCCGGCACTCCCGAGGCTCCGGGTTGGATCAAGGACTACGTCGCTTGGGGTGCCGGCCCGCGTGCCGTGCAGTATTTGATTCTAGGAGCAAAGGCCCGTGCTGCCCTCCGCGGCGGCTACATGGCCAGCATCGAGGACATTGAGGCGGTGGCGGTCCCGGTCCTGGGTCACCGCGTCATAACGAACTTCGCGGCCGAGTCCCAAGGCATGACTTCGAAGAAGGTGGTTGAGCGCCTGATCAACGAGATGCGCGAGGACTAATTTAACGCCGGCATGCTGAAAACCATCAGACGCTACGATTCGCATGAGGCTCTTCGGGAGGATCAATTGCGCTACTGGCAATCGATAAGCTCCTCCGAGCGGATCAATGCAACATGGCAATTGGTAGTGGACTACCGAAGACACCACAATCTCCAACCTCATGAACCAAGACTTCAAAGACTTGTTACGCCTGTTCGCAGAGCATGGCGTTGAGTATTTGATCGTCGGGTGATACGCCGTCATGCACCACGCACAGGCACGCTACACGAAGGACTTGGACCTCTGGATACGGCCGGAAACCGAGAATTCCAAGAAGGTCGCGAAGGCATTGACCGCTTTCGGCGTCCCTCTAAGAGAAGTGACGACCGAAGACTTCGCCCAAGAGGGCCTTCAATTCGTGGTTGGCGTACCTCCTTGCGCCGTCGATTTTCTTACCACGGTCGAAGGCATCGATTTCGAATCGGCGTGGAATTCCCGCGTCCAGCATCAAGTCGACGATGTGCCGGTCCTCTACCTTTCGCTTCGTGATCTAATGACCACGAAACGGACAGTCGGCCGAGCGCAGGATCTAGCCGACATTGAGGAGCCCAACCGACCCCCTCGACCAGGTGGAGACACATGAAATACGAGTTTCTCGATAGCGGCCTTCTCGCGCGCCTGGGAGCGATTCCCTTGGAGACGCGGGTTCCGATGCTCGGCAACGTAGCAGGCAAGCACCGATCGCCCCACCGTGGCTCATCCGTTGAGTTCGCGGAATATCGGAAGTATGTGGCAGGCGATGATACGCGCCGCCTCGATTGGAAGGCCTTCGCGAGATCCGATCGTTTCTACATCAAGGAATTCGAAGCGGACACGAACCTCCGTGCTTACTTCGTGGTCGATGCCTCGGGCTCGATGAAATTCCACGGCCAAGGCGAGACCAAGATCGCGTATGCCAACAAGATCGCCGCTTCCCTCGCCTACCTGTTAGTGAATCAGGGAGATGCCGCCGGCCTCTCGGTCTGCACGGACAAGCTGCACCTCGAAGTGCCGCCGAGCCGCCGCCCCGCGCACCTACAGCACATCTTCGATACGCTCGGGAAACTGGAGCCGTCCGGCGATACCGGCCTGGTCCCCGCGCTGCACACCATCGCGGAGAAGATCGGCCAACGTGCCTTCGTCGTCATCCTCTCGGATCTCTTCACGGACACGCAGGCATTCTCCGATGCGCTCCAGCATCTGCGCTATCGCAAGCACGACATCTGCGTCTTCCACCTCATGGACCCGCAGGAACTCGGCTTCGAGTTCGAGCGCCCTCACCGCTTCGTCGATATGGAAGACGGCACCGCTCTGGTAGTGGAGCCGAACCTGATCGCGGACGAGTATCACGCAGCCCTGAAGGAGTTCCTCATCACCGTGAAAGCCAAGTGCCACGATGCCGCTGCGGACTACCAGCTCGTGCCGACGGACACGCCCTTGGAACCGCTGCTGCGGGACTTCCTGACGGCCCGACTTCCCAAGAAAGGACACTCTTAAGAAAACAAACCACCCGGCTCCCGGCATCTACCGTTCCTGCTGAAAAATTTTCTCCTCCGTGTCTTTCCTCCAACCACTTCTCCTCTGGGGCCTCATCGCTGCCAGCATCCCGATCATCATCCACCTGCTGAACCGCAGGCGGCACAAGACGGTGATGTGGGCTGCCATGCAGTTCCTGCTGAAGGCGACGCGCGAGTCGCGGGGGAAGAAGAAGCTGCGCCACATCCTGATCCTCACTTGCCGGACGCTGGGTATCGCGGCGCTGGCCGCGGCGGCGGCACGACCCGTCTTGAGCGGGATCATGGGTTGGGGCGGCGGGAAGCCAGACGTGGTAGTTCTGGTGCTCGATCGATCCGCGAGCATGGAGGCCACGCCGAAGAGCGGCACCGTGCCGCGCCGGGAGCTCGCCCTGCAACGGGTGCGCGACGTGCTGGCGGATTTGGACGGCACCCGGCTGGTCTTGATCGATAGCGCATCGGAAACGCCGCAGGACGTGCCAACCCCGGATGTGCTGGATCGCATCTCTTCCACCTCCCCCACCGATACCGCAGCAGATCTTCCCTCAATGCTTTCCCGCGCGGCGGAGTTTCTCACGGAAACGCCGGGCCGCGCGGAGGTATGGATCGCCTCCGACCTGCAGGCCTCGAACTGGGAGCCGCAGAACGAGCGCTGGACCTCCGTCCGTGCGGCACTGGCATCCCTGCCTCAGCCGCCGAAGCTGCGGGTGCTCTCGATGGGTGGCGACTCTTCGCCGAATCAATCGGTCCGCATCCTGTCCTCGCGTCGTGCCGGAGCCCAGCTCTCGCTCGATATTGAGATCGTCCGTAGCGACGACGCCTCGGCTCCGATGAACTTGCCGCTGACTGTCACGCTCAATGGCGTGCGCAGCACCAGCAATGTCACCCTGGCAGGACAAAACTTCCGCTTCCGCAAAACGCTGCCGATCCCGCCGAAGGAAGAGTCCGGCTACGGCTGGCTCTCCATCCCTGGCGATGGCAACCTGCGCGACAATGCCGCCTTCTTCGCCTATGGCCCGTCCCGCCCGGTGAAGAGCATCCTGGTAGCGCCTCCGGGTGAAGCTGCCAACTACCTTGCCATCGCCGCCGCACCGAATGGCCACGCGGCGCAATCGGTGGAGCGCATCGATCCCGCCCAGCTTTCCCGCCTCGAGACCGCCGATGTTGCCACGATCTTCTGGGCCGCACCGCTGCCCACCGGCACCACGGCGGAGACGATCAACCGCTTCCTCATTGATGGCGGCGAAGTCGTTTTCTTCGCACCGCAGGGCGAGAGTAATCTGGAGTTCCTCGGCGTGCGCTGGTCGGCCATCAGCACTTCCGAGAAAGACAAGTTCTTCATCCTCGACTCATGGGATCACGACGACGGCCTGTTACGTGATGGCCTCGACAGCACGCCTATCCCCGCGGATCGCATGAAGGCGCTGAAGCGCCGCATCCCCGAAGGCGAAGCCGCAATCCTAGCACGCTGGGACGACGGAAAGCCCTTCTTGGTCCGCCGCGTGGTCGAGCGCGGGACGGCATGGTTCGCGGGATCGCTGCCGGATTACACATGGTCGAACCTCGGCGATGCCGACGTGCTGCTTCCGGTCACGCAACGAGCAATCGCGGAAGGAGCGGAGCGCTTCGATGCCGGCTATCTGGCGACACTCGGCACCCGGGCCGCCATGCCGCGCCCGGGAGAAACCCGCGCCCGTCTGGATGACTACGGCGCGCCGGTGCCTTCGAACGAAAGCTTCGAAGCTGGCATCCATCGCTTCGGCGACCGGATCCTGGCAATCAATCGCCCCGCTCGCGAAGACGACCTCGCGATCATCCCGCGCAATACGCTCAATGACCTGCTGAAGGAAACCGGCTTCACTTTCCTCGATGACCGGGGCACCTCGTCGAAGGAAAACGTCTCCCAGGACGTCTGGCGCGGTTTCCTCGCTGCGATGCTCTTCTTCCTGATCTCGGAAGCGCTGCTGTGCCTGCCACGTCGATCTGCCGCCGATCATCTGCCGGGTAGCAATCGACCCGGCCAACCCAAGAAGGCATGAGCTGCGTGACGGACATGCCCTTCCATAGCATTCAAAAGCTCCCGCGGTTCTTCCCGTGGCGAGGACATGCTGCGCTCTCGGCCTTGTTCATCACCGGAGCTTTGGCGATACGCATCCAGAATTACTTCGACGGCCGTCGCTTCGAAAGTCTGAACGCTTTCTCGTCACAGACATTCGTGATCTTGTTCCTTTTTATCTCCGGAGTCGCACTCCTCTTCGCTGCGCTTGGCGGTTTGATCGAGATATTGCGGCGGCGCGAACCGTGGCGGAAAAGCGGGCGCCTCGCCCTGCCCTTCGCGACGGTTTACGGGATCGCATGGCTTCCGATCCCGGATTTCATCGAAGCCGCCGGAGCCTCCATCCGCGACAAAGCAAGCAGCGCGGAACTGACATCTCTGGCCCGCTCCGTCGTAGACTCGCCTCCGGACTGGTTGAAAGACGGATCTGCGGGCGGCTCCCAAATCGACAAGGTCAAATGGATGGGCGGCACTTCACCCTTGGATCGTCTCGGCCTCGGCAAATACGCCTTCCTCACGACCCAAAAAGAAACGCTGCAATTCAGTTGGGGCAGCTCTCTCTCCAACCGCTGGGGCCTGGCGATTTCCGCGGCCCCGGGCATCAAGCCGGAATTGCCGAACGACGTCGTGAAAGCCGTCCCCGTCTACCCGGATGTCTGGGTCTACACCCTCATCGATTACTAAGCCAAGCTCATGCCGTCCGCCGCCACTGCCGGTCATGACAAGCCGAAGTCCCGTTGGACTTGGGGTTGGGCGAGCTATCTCTTTCTTTCAGCAGGAGCCGTGGGGCTGCTTCTTGTGGGACGCTTGCTCAATTACTTCGAAGGCCTCGCCCTGGGGGATAGCGACGTTCTGATCAAGATGGCGATCATGGCGATGCTGCTCCTGTGCCTACTGATGCTCGGCACCTTGGGACTTGTCGCGCTCTACCGGATCATCCGGAGAAGGGATCACTGGCTGAAGCTCGGCATCCTGGCGCTACCCGCGGTGGCGATGGTAGCCATGGATTTCGTGCCGCTTCCCAGCTTCAACGACGGCGTGATCGAAGCACTGCGGAGCAAGACCACCGGCGCCGAGTTCGTCGCGCTGGCGAAGGCGACCTCTGCAAAACCTCCGGAGTGGCTGAAGGAATCCGAGGAACCGGGCCTGCTTGAGAAGAAGGAGAAGTGGCTGAAGACCGCGGCACCCCTTGATCGTCTCGGCGTCGAACCCTATCCGAAGGTTTCCCTGCAAGGAGAGACCCTGCTTGTAGAGTGGGGCGGCCCGCTTTCCCGCCGCTGGGGTCTGGCCATCTCCTCGACTCCCGGCGTGAAGCCGGAGATCCCCTCCCACGCGGCCCATTCGGAAGAAATTCATCCCGAAGTCCGTCTGTTTAATATCTACCTGTAGCGCATCCCCTTGTCCTTCAATCTCCATAACCTGCACTTCTCCCCCACCCCGGTCACCCTGGCGATCGGCCTCGTGGCAATCGTGGTGGTAGGTGTGCTCTGCTTCCTCTCATGGCGTCGTAGCCCGCACCCGGCACGCACGGGATTGCTGGAAGGTCTGCGTTTCTTTTGTACGCTACTCGTCGTACTACTGCTCTGGAAGCCGGAGTGGCTGACGGTCATCCATCCGGTGACGAAGCCGCGGATCGCGATCCTCTGGGATCAATCGAAGTCGATGGAAACCCTCGATGCCGAGCTTCCCCAGCTCTTCTCGCCAAGCCGGGAGGTCGTCTCGCGCGCCGCTTGGACGAAGGCTGCGATGGAGAGTCCGCTGTGGGTGCCGCTGAAAGAGGATGGAAAGAACGAGGTGGTGGATCGCCCCTTCGGCACTCCGCCGACCGATCCCGCGGAGTCGTCGCTCGCCGGCACCGATCTTTCCACGCCGATCGAGGATCTGTTGGAAAATGAGACGAATCTCCGCGCCGTGGTGATGCTTTCCGATGGCGACTACAATACCGGCCAGCCGCCGGTGGTGGCCGCTCAGAAGATGCTGCAGCGCGGCGTC
This portion of the Luteolibacter luteus genome encodes:
- the rpsD gene encoding 30S ribosomal protein S4; the protein is MARYTGPTTKISRRFGVALFGSSKALERRNFPPGQHGLRAGRKKKSDYSVALGEKQKLRFQYGVLEKQFRGYYEEAARRRGVTGEILLQLLELRLDNVCYRLGFGNSRQAARQLVNHGHVLVNGKRVDIASYSVKPGDKIKVGAKPSSQQLALRMIDLTQSAPLVDWLTLDKEGLEGTVSRIPDRADIDPLVNEQLIVELYSR
- the rpsK gene encoding 30S ribosomal protein S11, producing the protein MADEETNTPAPEAAAPAAAPATPAAPAAPQAEEAVAPKKDDKKRDIFAEIAGAEETQIKVHKAKGSKNISRGIVHVTATFNNTIVSVTDSNGNTLGWSSAGKMGFKGSRKSTAYAAQVVSQDACRQAMGHGLKEAEVRVKGPGSGRESAVRAVQALGIELLAIKDVTPIPHNGCRPKKARRV
- the rpsM gene encoding 30S ribosomal protein S13 translates to MARIFGIEIPNEKRIEASLQYMYGIGNTTAGRILEQAGIDPDIRTGQLTEDQLVKIATVIQSQGIIIEGDLRREKQAQLKRLTSINCYRGIRHKRGLPVRGQRTRTNARTRKGKRRTVGVKK
- a CDS encoding 3-keto-disaccharide hydrolase → MLKVLAFTGLMVAAASGESDGFVDLFDGKTLSGWESADGGKPGDGWKVEDGAIHRVGKAGDLLSKEEYGDFTLEFEWKIAPGGNSGVKYRVLKSPGGWLGPEYQVLDDAKHPNGKVPDTSAGSIYEIVAPSANKVVAPAGHWNKSRIIANGTKLTHFLNDQKVVEIDIAGPEWPELKEASKFSKVKDFAGPAKGRILLQDHGDEVWFRAIRIEKQ
- a CDS encoding AAA family ATPase — translated: MEDTIPAPALPTSDHTDHQLPPDDVAAIDQLGKTYAALKAELGKAIIGQDKVIEQLAICLFARGHALLMGVPGLAKTLLVSSVARTFDLSFNRIQFTPDLMPADITGTDIIQESGVGGRREFEFVRGPVFANIVLADEINRAPAKTQSAMLEAMQELKVTVLGRSYDLHPPFFVLATQNPVEQEGTYPLPEAQLDRFMFLIEVDYPTADEEKRIARETTGTARAALNHLLDGPAVMAYQQLVRRVPVPEHLYEYAVSIVRKTRPGTPEAPGWIKDYVAWGAGPRAVQYLILGAKARAALRGGYMASIEDIEAVAVPVLGHRVITNFAAESQGMTSKKVVERLINEMRED
- a CDS encoding DUF58 domain-containing protein, with amino-acid sequence MKYEFLDSGLLARLGAIPLETRVPMLGNVAGKHRSPHRGSSVEFAEYRKYVAGDDTRRLDWKAFARSDRFYIKEFEADTNLRAYFVVDASGSMKFHGQGETKIAYANKIAASLAYLLVNQGDAAGLSVCTDKLHLEVPPSRRPAHLQHIFDTLGKLEPSGDTGLVPALHTIAEKIGQRAFVVILSDLFTDTQAFSDALQHLRYRKHDICVFHLMDPQELGFEFERPHRFVDMEDGTALVVEPNLIADEYHAALKEFLITVKAKCHDAAADYQLVPTDTPLEPLLRDFLTARLPKKGHS
- a CDS encoding BatA domain-containing protein is translated as MSFLQPLLLWGLIAASIPIIIHLLNRRRHKTVMWAAMQFLLKATRESRGKKKLRHILILTCRTLGIAALAAAAARPVLSGIMGWGGGKPDVVVLVLDRSASMEATPKSGTVPRRELALQRVRDVLADLDGTRLVLIDSASETPQDVPTPDVLDRISSTSPTDTAADLPSMLSRAAEFLTETPGRAEVWIASDLQASNWEPQNERWTSVRAALASLPQPPKLRVLSMGGDSSPNQSVRILSSRRAGAQLSLDIEIVRSDDASAPMNLPLTVTLNGVRSTSNVTLAGQNFRFRKTLPIPPKEESGYGWLSIPGDGNLRDNAAFFAYGPSRPVKSILVAPPGEAANYLAIAAAPNGHAAQSVERIDPAQLSRLETADVATIFWAAPLPTGTTAETINRFLIDGGEVVFFAPQGESNLEFLGVRWSAISTSEKDKFFILDSWDHDDGLLRDGLDSTPIPADRMKALKRRIPEGEAAILARWDDGKPFLVRRVVERGTAWFAGSLPDYTWSNLGDADVLLPVTQRAIAEGAERFDAGYLATLGTRAAMPRPGETRARLDDYGAPVPSNESFEAGIHRFGDRILAINRPAREDDLAIIPRNTLNDLLKETGFTFLDDRGTSSKENVSQDVWRGFLAAMLFFLISEALLCLPRRSAADHLPGSNRPGQPKKA